TTCACTGCTAACCATTAACTTAAATATACACCCTGAATCACTGCGCTCTGTAAAGCTAAATGTTATAATGTCTCCCTTTGCACTGATAATCACCGTCTCAGTTACCTTTGCAATTGTTTGTAATCATGTATGTGCAAAGTGCTGTGTCTCCCTCGTCTTATATGCATGTTGTGAATTCAGACCTTGTCAaacattaaaggacattaagGGCTAGAATACTTTGGCATAGGGGCtcagtttctttcaaaaaagaTTGATAATTGTGTTGCAACTGGCCAAATAGTTCTATGTGTTGATTGTGTCGATGGTCTGCTGGTTCCTTCAGGGCACTAGGTGTCCCCGTCTTTTGTTTTGTAGAAGCTGAGCAGAGGATCATCAGCTTAATGAGTCACACCTGGGTCCAGTAACTCTGCTTATAAAAACCTCCCTCATTCTTATGCTCTTTTTCTCTGACAGGAGCTGATACacctttttgttaaaaaaaaaattttcttttttagtcaCCACACTGTTGTCCCCCTGGTTTGTTATAATCTTGAGCCAGGCTGCAACAAATGGGGGCTTGTCCATCCCATAACTCTGCTGGTTGATTAGCGTCGTGGGCAGACTGTGATTGTTGCGAATGAAAGCAGTATCAGTGAGTGATGCTGTGTGTTGCCTGTTTAAAGAAGGGCTGTGTGAAAAGCTGCACAACCTGGTTGTTAGGAGACATAAACAAGTGTGTTTAGTGTTATCTGGAGTAAAAGTAAGAAGCTGTTGTGTGAAAAATGTGCGTTTTGTTCAGAGGACCCAGTTTGTGTTGCTAGGTTGTGTGATGCTGGTGACTGTGTATTCATGAGTTCTGCAGCTCCTGTAGCTGCACACTTTGTAGTAGATTACTTTAGTTTTGTCCCTGGTAAGCCTTCAGAACGGATTGCTTTAGGAGTTTGATGGAGAGGTTTGGTAGTGTGGTGAGAAAGTGGTCTACACAGTTGTCTTTGGGGCACATCCAAACCTCTAGGTGGAGTTGCTGATCCTCAGTTGCTTCACACGGACTGCGAGATCTCAGTGCGTAAATATCCATCACAAATACCAACTGAAGACTAGGAGAAAGTTCAGTCAGGTTTTGGTGAGGCAGTTAGAGAGACGGAACGATGGTGATGAATCCAGCTGTGTTTCAGTTGCCAAGTTCTGGCCATTAGAGAGCTACAGTGACAGCGGAGTCATTCAGTTTCTTTGCATCAACTTGTGTGTATTCAGGCAGGTTTGATTTTCTCAGTTATGGTTTCTGCTGAGGAGCTTCTGAGAGCCCCATCGTAGGAGTTAGCGGGGCACTGTTCACGGGAACAGTTAGTAAAAATTGCAGAGCATTTCAAGATGGATGCCGGAgataaaaagttaaaagagaacatgaagcacatttttaaagaagatCTGTTTGAAGCAGGGGCTCTTCAGGGTAAAGCGGGGCCTGGTTTTGACACATTTAAGTTCCGGCTGCCAGTTAACCTGAGTAGTTCTGCTTTAACATTTGAGCAGTGCAAGAAATTATTGTTGTTACAAGCAGAACTTGAAAGGCTTGAACTAGAAGAGCGCAGGTTAAGTCTGAGTCAAACTGGTGTCGTGAGTCAGATCCCTATATGTTCACCTGGTGCTACATGTTCTTTTGATGTGTCCGCTAATCTGCGTTTAGTTCCTCAGCTTTGAGTGGGTGGCTGAGACTCGAGACTGGTCAGATGGTGAACACACGTTACTCATTCAGTGTGTTCTCAGCAAGTGTATTCTGCGCTTAGTGTGGCATACACTAAAATTTTTGTGTTAGTCAAATCTGCAGTGTTAGAAGAGTATGAGTTAGTACCTGAGTCATACAGACAGAGGTTTAGATCCTGGGAGAAGTTTGATCAGCAGACTCACAAGGAGTTTGCCAGAGTTGACCACTCATTTTAAACGTTTGTATACTTTATAGGGTGTTCATACTTGTGATGCTTTGTGTGATTTGATCATTCTGGAGCAGTTTAAAAATTCAGTTCCTACTCACGTTTCATATATAAGTGAGCATAAGgtgaagacagcagaggaggCAGTGACTCCGACAGATGTTGACACATGGTGGTAACCGTGAATACAGGGATCAGGACAACAGTAAGTGTTGCTCAGCAGGTAAACAGTGAGATAAGGTAACTGATCCTTGCCATGGTAAGACTGACAGGACTGTATGGAGTCAGGTGCAATTTGACCCGAGTAAAATATGCAACTATTGTAGAGGCAGGGGACAGTGGAAAGCTGAATGCCCTGTTAAATTAATTCTAAAGGTGGGCAGGTAAAGCTTGCTGCGATCGCTGCTCCTTGCAGAAATCAAACTCCTTGTGTCAGCTCTCACACAGCACAGGTAGAATCTGGAGTTGATTGCAGCACGGTATAGTCTAATTTCTCAGCCTTTCTGTCTCAGGGTCATGTGTCACTGGTGGGTAATGATGGTAAAGTACCAGTAAAAATCCTGACCGATACTCGAGCATTTCATTTATTCAGCGTGAGTTCTGTGCTGCCTTTTTCCTCAGCTTTCTGCTATTGGTGTTTACATTCTGATGCAGGGAATGAGTTTAGATGTGTTGTTCCAGCACATAAATTGGTGCTTAACTGTGGTTTAATTTGGAGTGAACTTACCATGGGGGTGTGTCCAACTCTGCCAGTTCACTGGGTAGATGTTATTCTGGGGAATGACCTGGCTGGTAGTTGTGTGTTGGCTGATGGTCCACCACAATCTGCTGTAACAGCTTCACCTTCTGTTGCAGAGTGGAGAGagttttcctgatgtgtgtgcagttACGCAATCCATGTGTCATCGGGAGGTGGAACCACAACCTTAGCAGAGTAGCACAGAGGATAGTGGGGCCTTTTACTGTGGTTATACTTGACTCTCTTAGATCAGTTTCCTGCAGTGACCTGGTAGCAGAACAGCACTGATCCGCCACTCAGAGCATTGTTTGATAGTGAGTTCTTTGATGGAAAGAGTGCTGCACATGGTAATCAGTTACAAAACAAGTTACTAGTGAGAAAATGGGCGCTACGTAGAGAAGATGTCATTGGTGATCCTGTTTTTCAAGTTGTTTAGCCTTTAAAAGCCTTTAAAATTCAGGGATGAGGTGCTGAGGATGCCTCACAATCAGTGTGGACATCTGGAGGATGGTAAGATATACAACTATATCTTTAAGCACTTCTTTTGACCTTGGTTGAAAAAAGATATGTCTCATTAGAACATGCTACATGTGCcaaatgacaggaaaacctACCCAGAGCTTTAAAGCAGCTCCTGTGTCCCATCCCAGCATTACTCAGCCCTTTGAGCACCttactgttgtttgtgtttgtgctttaaCATGTTTAAGTCTGGAAGTAAGTATGTGGTTACAGTAATGTGTTGTTACACATCTGACATGTTAGCCAGGCTCTAACATTGTACAAAGATGCACAATAATCTAAGAGAGAAATCTAAAACGCATAGGCAAGttcaaagaaaaaacaggcGGGGGAGAATGTGCAGATGCTTCAAACCGAATAAGGCATCAGATATGAGATAGTCCTCTCAGAGAAGATGGCTGCTCCAGTGGTCTTGACTGATGTTcagctgtctgtttttgtcaaactCTGTGTGCCCGTGCGCAAACTGTAACTAAATATAATTCTGTAAAGATAGATGATATGAAAGTATGGAGCAAAAGTTTattacagaaatatgaaaatgcAACATCAAAGCATTTTGGTGATCAGACTCCAGTTAGGAGCATTGACCTAGAATGGAGTCCCAGATAAAGGTAGGGGAAGAGGACAGAACCTGTCTGGGTAGTAAATATCCTGGTGGTAGTGGAACAATTGGAGACTGGCTGAGATGTCCTAAACAACCTTCATGAGTTGGAGATAAGAAGTCGGTGGGATGCATGATCAACTACCTGGAAAAATGCGTGATAGTATTCCAAAGAATTTCATTGACTTGACTCTGTGAACATGGGTAGATGGATCATTAAATGAGAGTAGTAATTTTGAAATGGAAGTAACAGAGAGAATAGAACAAGAGCAATAGCCAGTGTTTACCATGAGGAATGGAGACTGAATCACAGTTTAATGATAGTGTCGATAAAGGGACAAAACAAACCTTTGCGGAAAGTGGTTAATATTCTGTGGTGAACAGCCAAAGTAATGGGCTGTCAACTTTTAGGGACAAACTTCAGTTGAGTCTTGAaggtttttatttgttcttgGCCTTGACCGGCTGACTTTAATAGCTTGATGGCAAAGTCAACAGAAGcataactgagaaaaaaaaataaaaatcgcTGGGCTCTAAATCAAATATCAGCCTCGTCTTGCTTGAGTATTTGCATGTGACAATGCTGAATGTAGCAGTGGAAAATGAGAGGAATGAATGAGACGTGAAAGGACCTGTGACATGCCTTTGTTGCATTTATTACAGCATAAAATGCATGATGATTGACAGAAATTATTAATAAATTGCAATTACAAAACAATTTTGTGGTGCTCTTTAACCACCAAATATGAATTCTGACAAAAATCATCATCAGTGTTACATTTCACAAGTTGACCAAGGAGCCTCTTCAGTCTGAAATTCCAAACCTGACATGGCCtgagaaatatatttttcactCTTGTTGTACAACAGATGCATCTCACATTGATATAAACAGCAGGCAGCTATAACTTGGAACATGATTGAATATTTGAGCAACTGCATATCAAATGAAGATTAACGATTGTGTGACATACAAAAGCAATGACAACCTAGAAGCTTACAGTTGGTTTTACTTTCACATTATCCCCCTGCTACTTCACAGGTTCTAGAACACTTTACTTTGGGTGATCACACAGTGCCAGGCTTTCTTTGTCATGTAATCTATTCTTGCTTGGGCTTCTTGGTCCTCATCAAACATCTTATGCAACATCTACAGGAAACCCAGAACAATGCAGTGATGACCAACCCAAATGCTACAAAGACTGCCATCACATCTACACAATAGTAAGCATACCATGGTAGCTTATATGACTCAGTGCGCAGATGTGCTGCACCCTTGTGCCTCATGACGTACTCCAGCCAGAAAACTGCGCTGTCAAGAGGTTTTATTGGTTTGTCATGATAAAGCTGTGACAGTTTGAGCATATTCTGCTTGTAGGCCTTTTCTGGGTTGAGAATATTTTTCAGAGCGCTTGTGAAAGACTCAGCATCCAGTGTTGTCACTTCAACTATCTCAGCCACCCCCCGGGCCCTCATACGCACCATGTTGTCATACTGGTCAAAGATGAGAGGAATGCCCAAAACTGGAACACCGTGGTAGATGGCCTCATAGAGGCCATTAGTGCCCCCATGTGTGATAAAAACCTTTGTTTTAGGGTGGCCTAGTATATCATTTTGAGGCAGCCATTCAACCAGCATAGTGTTGTTTCCCAGAGAGACTGGTCTTTTCCCAACATGTCTCCACACAACCTTCTGAGGAAGGCTGGCAAACGCTGAGGCAATGATCTCTGATTTGTCAGGGCCGAGGTCACCAAGCAAGGTCCCCAGGGTCATGATGATTACCCCATGTTCACCAGAACTCTCCAGAAAATCCTCAAAATCTGGTGGAAGAGGCTTGGAAGGCTTACATTGGAAGCCTCCAATGTAGACAACATTGGGCATGGTGGGACGAGGGAACTCCAATGTAAAGTCAACCCGTATTAGCCAGAGATCAGCTTCTTGTGTTATAGATGTAATGCTGACCTCACCCAAATATCGGTCGCATATAGGCTGGTATGGTGGAATGGCGATATAGTAGTGCATGTAAACCAACATGCCGTGATAGATTACATTATTGATTCTTTGAAAAAAGTCCATCTTGTCAGTGTAATGGGAAAACATTGCAGGAACATAGGACAATGGAGATGGAGCGATCTCAAATTGTGCATCCCCACTGAAAAGCATGCGAACATTGAGAACCAAGGGAAGCTTGAAATAGTGTGCCAAAATCACTCCAGCTGGAAAAGTAGGGTCTGTCAGGAAAAGATCATATCCAGTTTCATTCAGCTCCCTAATCAATGTCTTATTCTCAAAGATGCTGTTGATTACTTTTACCACAGCTTTATGATTTTCTCTAACCATGTTGAAATTGTTGctataaaattcaaaaaatgcCCATAAGGAGCCTTCATACTGACGACTCTCAAGAGACCTCTTCATGAAAGAGGTCACGGAGGCGTGGCTTTCGAGGATTTGAGGTTGTTCCTGGATGACCGTGATGGAGGTGTAATGGGGTGAGAATTCAGAAACGTACCAGCTGGTGGAGGTACGTAACACAGTGATTTGATGGCCCCTTGAATGGAGTGCCTCCACAAGGATTTTCATGTTAAGCCAGTGGCTCCCATCCATAGGATAAACTAGCACTTTCCCACCATCACAGCTGGAAGACAGAGTTGCTGAAAACAGCAGGAAGAACATCAGGGCTGGATGTGTCCCCATCACTGTAGAAGAGACAGAGAGCTACATAAATACAGACAGTGGTAGATATATTAACTGACACATGGATTAATTGTACAAGTCCTACAAGAAAACAAGTGAAACTCATACAACAAACTGGAGAGGGCAAATGGTGATGAACCCAGTTTCATGGTAACTGCCTGTACAGGATGCTGTAAGCAGTAAACTGAAGCAAGTGGAAGGAGACAGGGATGATTTTAATTAGTCAGTTCCATAGAAATTTTGACAGGGTTGTTTGACAAAGATCCAAGAGCCAAAATCTGAGGGCAGAAATTTCTTGAGCGTGAAGAATCCATGTGAGTCAAAACTGTATTACACAAAATTATATTAGTACCATTGGGCTAGAAGCATTTTGAAAACTTCTTCGGCTTCTCATTTTCCCATAACTCTGTATATTATACATTCCCAATGATAGCTTTGTTAATGTGGGACCCATAGACCATAGTTTTCATTCTTTATGTTCACTTTTCAACTGCAAGGTTTTTCAGCCACATTAAAATCCTGTAGCCTCTCTACTAATGACCTGCTTTAATAAATGGCAGCACTGCAAGGTGAGTTAACGGTGTTCATGCCCATTTCTACATGCACACAATATATCAatacagtgttttgttgttttttttttttttgacagaatctggGAACATGACGTTACCAACTTGTTACTTCTACTCCTGCATGGAACAGAAATTGTTACTCCAAAGCGTTTCCCAGATTTAAGGTAAAGGTTTAAACTGCCCTCTAGTGGTGAGAAATCACATCTCAGTGTGCTCATGAATTCATGAGGGCATCCCTCTTCTGgtatacagttgtgctcataagtttacatactctggcaaaatttgtgaaatattgtcagtttttaacagaaaatatttttatcatggacaaacttttctttcatttatagTTAGCAGTCagacaaagttatttattatcaCTCAATTGTATTTGCTCTTTTAAAATCATAATGACAAATTGAATCACCCAAGCAGTCCTGACCAAAAGTATACATACCCTTGAAATTTGGCCTGATGATATGCACACCAGCTGACACAGACAGGTTTAAATAGCTAGTAAGGGTAACTGTCCACACCTGTCACCTGTTTGCATGTAATTAGTGTCTGTGTATAAAAGGTCACTGAGTCTCTGGTCTCTTGACAGTCCTGCACATTTCCTCCAGTGTGACACTGACGTTGCTGGATTCTGAGCCATGGGGGAAGCAAAAGAACTGCCAAAGGGCTTGCAATAGAAGATTGTTGAACTTTATAAAATATGAAAAGGTGCTGTGGCTCTGTGTGTTTGGTTCTGTTCAAGCCATTCTCCCTTGAGATCACCTGCATCTTTCAATGACCCTGTTGAGATTAACTCGTGGCCTGGGAGGCACCTGGACTCTTCTCACGTATCCATGCAGGCGTCTCCGCCTCTACACCTGAGATCACCTCGAATGGCATGTGTTGACCCACATGTCATTTTGGGAGGGCCTGTTGCTGTAGAGGAGTTCGAATAAAAGACTCATTTGAGAATTTAGATGGCCATAGAAAGGCCAAATGGGGAATTGTTGTAGcaaaatttaatttgtatttggATGAGTTGTATTTGTAATGTAACGATCACAAACAAGTCTGGGCATAACTGTTAGAGCACATAATAGACCTGACTGTGAATATGTCCTGTATTTTGTTATGGTATGTGATTCTATTGTGACCATTTTCAAGCACCAAGGTCTAATAACACCAAGACCATCTGACTCCTTGGCTGAGGAGCCTCTGTTGCCTTCATCAGAAAGGCAAAGCTGTGCTGTGCAAAGGACCGATACTATTTTGCTGTTTGAATCTTTGTCAGACCTGAACACAAGCCTGATGTTGGAGCTCTGCAATTCAGCTGAAATGTTCACTCTGCATTTCTCTTCTGTATTATTCATTGTtactccttttatttttttaaaataaattacaaaaacaaatactgtttTTGCTATGGCTCACCCAGATTTACACAACAAATAGAATATAAAAAGATATCCAAACATTTGAGAATGCCAATCAGCAGTGTTCAAACTCTGATAAAGAAGTGGAAAATAAGAGGTTCTTTTGATACCAagccaaataaaataaaaatttcagctACAGCTGCAAAGAAAATTGTACGGgaagcaaagaaaaacccacaaaaaactTCAGCTGACATACAGACTTTTTCAAGATGCACAAtgagacatttaaaataataataagaataaaaatgggCTGCATGGTCAAGTTGCCAGAAGAAAGCCATTCCTATGGCACTGCCACAAAACAGCCCGCTTGCAATATGTTAAATAGCACCTGGACACGTTAAAGATTTAACTTTTTGGTCGCCACCATAAATGTTTCCTTCTGTGAAACATGGAGATGAACGTCTGATGTATTGGGTGTGTGTGAGCTACAGCAGCACTGGGAATTTGGTCAAAACTGATGGCAAGATGAATGCAACATGCCATCAGAAAATAGTGGAGGACAATTTTAACTCATCAGCCCAG
The nucleotide sequence above comes from Amphiprion ocellaris isolate individual 3 ecotype Okinawa chromosome 8, ASM2253959v1, whole genome shotgun sequence. Encoded proteins:
- the LOC111562413 gene encoding UDP-glucuronosyltransferase 2C1-like, which translates into the protein MGTHPALMFFLLFSATLSSSCDGGKVLVYPMDGSHWLNMKILVEALHSRGHQITVLRTSTSWYVSEFSPHYTSITVIQEQPQILESHASVTSFMKRSLESRQYEGSLWAFFEFYSNNFNMVRENHKAVVKVINSIFENKTLIRELNETGYDLFLTDPTFPAGVILAHYFKLPLVLNVRMLFSGDAQFEIAPSPLSYVPAMFSHYTDKMDFFQRINNVIYHGMLVYMHYYIAIPPYQPICDRYLGEVSITSITQEADLWLIRVDFTLEFPRPTMPNVVYIGGFQCKPSKPLPPDFEDFLESSGEHGVIIMTLGTLLGDLGPDKSEIIASAFASLPQKVVWRHVGKRPVSLGNNTMLVEWLPQNDILGHPKTKVFITHGGTNGLYEAIYHGVPVLGIPLIFDQYDNMVRMRARGVAEIVEVTTLDAESFTSALKNILNPEKAYKQNMLKLSQLYHDKPIKPLDSAVFWLEYVMRHKGAAHLRTESYKLPWYAYYCVDVMAVFVAFGLVITALFWVSCRCCIRCLMRTKKPKQE